One Mangifera indica cultivar Alphonso chromosome 4, CATAS_Mindica_2.1, whole genome shotgun sequence genomic region harbors:
- the LOC123214718 gene encoding uncharacterized protein LOC123214718 codes for MDSSQINNIKAQKADATLRKLANVFRIIEICVLLVIVCRFSTQLPHAVRNSGKYFKDLTVVLVSPGFVFIIGNAIAITLFVQSGQFPTHDSCRKNPGSDYYDEFVEKSKKTENSHQYEVDYGQKQSECQEKVVSVDAHTSCKRKNCRSRSEKFRFLNCYKSCRELRRSGTEKYKKSNNSGERVAKNSSPVDNMSNEEFQQMIEAFIAGQHKFRIKEEYSVI; via the coding sequence ATGGATTCTTCTCAAATCAATAACATAAAAGCTCAGAAGGCAGATGCAACCCTTCGGAAGCTGGCAAACGTTTTCAGGATAATTGAGATATGTGTTCTTCTGGTCATAGTCTGTCGATTTTCCACTCAGCTCCCTCATGCTGTCAGGAATTCTGGTAAATATTTCAAGGACTTAACAGTTGTCCTTGTTAGCCCTGGTTTTGTTTTCATAATCGGAAACGCAATAGCCATCACTCTTTTTGTGCAATCAGGGCAGTTTCCAACTCATGATTCTTGCAGAAAGAATCCGGGAAGTGATTACTATGATGAGTTTGTGGAGAAGAGCAAAAAGACTGAAAACTCTCATCAGTATGAGGTCGACTACGGACAAAAACAGAGTGAATGCCAAGAGAAAGTAGTTAGTGTGGACGCCCATACATCTTGCAAAAGAAAGAATTGCAGAAGTCGATCAGAAAAATTCAGGTTTCTGAATTGCTATAAATCCTGTCGGGAACTGAGGCGGTCGGGTACAGAGAAGTACAAGAAAAGTAATAATTCCGGGGAGAGAGTGGCGAAAAATTCATCCCCTGTAGATAACATGAGCAATGAAGAGTTTCAACAGATGATTGAGGCTTTCATCGCCGGGCAACATAAGTTTCGAATAAAAGAAGAGTACTCTGTGATTTAA
- the LOC123214584 gene encoding defensin-like protein 1, with translation MAKTLKSLPFFALLFILILVANWEMMPVEAKLCERASQTWSGKCGNTAHCDNQCQKWEDARHGACHVRDGKWKCFCYFNCPLNKHN, from the exons ATGGCCAAGACTCTAAAGTCTCTTCCCTTTTTCGCACTactcttcatcctcatcctcgtTGCCAACTGGG AGATGATGCCGGTGGAAGCAAAACTTTGTGAGAGGGCAAGTCAAACATGGTCAGGGAAATGCGGGAACACGGCGCACTGCGACAACCAGTGTCAGAAATGGGAGGATGCTAGGCATGGAGCTTGTCATGTAAGAGACGGGAAATGGAAATGCTTCTGCTACTTCAATTGTCCTCTCaataaacacaattaa
- the LOC123213289 gene encoding uncharacterized protein LOC123213289: protein MDSFQINNIKVGKANGVAKKPQFRKMASLFRVVEICVLLVVVARILAHLPLAVKSSSEHFKDLTVVLVSPRFVFIIGNLIVFILFAKSGQFSAQDSTGKNPQKDCFEEFWEKGEKIQNTYWYELKNRKKQSICEENAVNEGTHTSCKSISYRRSQSEKLSKSCQELRRSDTENCRKSTNSGNRSAKNSHSEDNMSNEEFRRTIEAFIARQQRFRMEEEYSMI, encoded by the coding sequence ATGGATTCCTTTCAAATCAACAACATTAAAGTTGGGAAAGCAAATGGGGTTGCGAAGAAGCCGCAGTTTCGAAAGATGGCGAGCTTGTTCAGGGTCGTCGAGATTTGTGTTCTTTTGGTGGTGGTGGCAAGGATTTTAGCTCATCTCCCTCTTGCTGTCAAGAGCTCTAGTGAGCATTTCAAGGACTTAACAGTTGTCCTTGTTAGTCCTCGCTTTGTTTTCATAATTGGAAACTTGATAGTTTTCATTCTTTTTGCAAAGTCAGGACAGTTTTCAGCTCAAGATTCCACTGGAAAGAATCCACAGAAGGATTGCTTTGAAGAGTTTTGGGAGAAAGGTGAAAAGATTCAGAACACTTATTGGTACGAGCTCAAGAACAGAAAAAAACAGAGCATTTGTGAAGAGAATGCAGTTAATGAAGGCACACATACTTCTTGCAAAAGCATTAGTTACAGGAGAAGCCAATCAGAAAAGTTGAGTAAATCCTGCCAGGAACTGAGGCGATCAGACACAGAGAATTGCAGGAAAAGTACTAATTCTGGGAACAGATCGGCCAAAAATTCACACTCAGAAGATAATATGAGCAATGAAGAGTTCCGGCGCACGATCGAAGCTTTCATTGCAAGACAGCAGAGGTTTCGCATGGAAGAAGAGTACTCTATGATTTGA